A genomic window from Desulfonatronum thiosulfatophilum includes:
- a CDS encoding PAS domain-containing sensor histidine kinase: MHRISSTSLRTRLALWIALIAAGMTFIGVGVGFLSGYNYLARSHEQSIRSHMRLAAVSLAPAIEAVDYLGLVRQLELVMEYEGIEGIRIQDQNGHLIMEREMMAAHVLTEPIFVNSQSVGWIEVGFSRSPLQTGILYILMVGVLLFLCFVPIFIYLVWRISGHYLLDLSRLTTQISSEFQEDLPEYPGETRRDEIGVLASALRRRDQALASNIRALEQYKTQLEEMVEQRTMQLRQSEMLSRTILSSIPEAIALVDMDNMSILDVNHAFTKFYRMSRSELVGTDFQEVAQRAGLSDGSENACPIQKFLENRSPCLLQKEHQGAEGEILFLEVSAWPVFNDQDEIRQMVCVQRDITEQRRVANLRKDVERIVQHDLKTPLVGIIGLAGLLEEETPEQQKVFISHILDSARRMMEMITNSMDLFNMEEGRYTLQPVPFDLTAVIRALDQETEALRNQGNVRVAYLLNDHPLDWNTPLEMLGERRNIHSMLTNLLNNALEAAPAGSQVCLNVRHTEESWVMDVHNLGVIPKEVRDRFFERYATAGKARGTGLGTYSAMLIARTHGGKISFTSTEEEGTHVTVTLPKNEHTPALPIK, translated from the coding sequence ATGCATCGCATTTCCAGTACATCATTGCGGACGCGTCTTGCGCTCTGGATTGCCCTGATCGCCGCGGGCATGACATTCATCGGCGTAGGTGTGGGATTCTTGTCCGGCTACAATTATCTGGCCCGCAGCCATGAGCAGAGCATCCGCTCGCACATGCGCCTAGCCGCGGTGTCCCTGGCTCCCGCCATTGAGGCCGTGGACTACCTCGGTTTGGTGCGTCAGCTTGAGCTGGTGATGGAATATGAGGGTATTGAAGGGATCCGCATCCAGGACCAGAACGGACATCTGATCATGGAACGCGAAATGATGGCCGCGCATGTGCTCACTGAACCGATTTTCGTGAACAGCCAATCCGTGGGATGGATCGAGGTCGGGTTTTCCAGATCTCCGCTCCAGACGGGCATCCTGTATATCCTGATGGTCGGCGTTCTGTTGTTTCTTTGTTTTGTCCCCATTTTCATCTACCTTGTCTGGCGCATCAGCGGCCACTACCTCCTGGACCTGTCCCGGCTGACCACCCAGATTTCCTCGGAATTCCAGGAGGACCTGCCGGAGTACCCAGGCGAAACAAGACGTGATGAAATCGGCGTTCTTGCATCCGCATTGCGCCGCCGGGACCAGGCCCTGGCATCAAATATCCGGGCATTGGAACAATACAAAACGCAATTGGAGGAAATGGTCGAACAGCGGACGATGCAGTTGCGACAATCCGAAATGCTGAGCCGGACGATTCTGAGCAGCATTCCGGAAGCCATTGCTTTGGTGGACATGGACAACATGTCCATCCTCGACGTGAATCACGCCTTTACGAAATTTTACCGGATGAGCCGCTCTGAGCTGGTCGGAACGGATTTTCAGGAAGTCGCACAGCGCGCCGGCTTGAGCGATGGTTCAGAGAACGCCTGTCCCATTCAAAAATTCCTGGAAAACCGCTCGCCCTGCTTGCTGCAAAAAGAGCATCAAGGCGCCGAGGGAGAAATTCTGTTCCTGGAGGTCTCAGCTTGGCCCGTGTTCAACGATCAGGATGAAATCCGGCAGATGGTCTGCGTTCAGCGCGACATTACCGAACAGCGCCGGGTGGCCAACCTGCGCAAGGACGTCGAACGCATCGTCCAGCATGACCTGAAGACCCCTCTGGTGGGCATCATCGGGCTCGCAGGTCTGCTGGAAGAGGAAACTCCGGAGCAGCAAAAGGTCTTTATCAGCCACATTCTCGATTCCGCCAGGCGTATGATGGAAATGATCACCAACTCCATGGACCTGTTCAACATGGAAGAGGGCCGATACACCCTGCAGCCGGTTCCGTTCGATCTTACGGCGGTAATCCGGGCGCTGGACCAGGAGACCGAGGCCCTGCGCAACCAAGGCAACGTCCGCGTCGCCTATCTGCTGAACGATCACCCCCTGGACTGGAACACACCGTTGGAGATGCTCGGCGAACGGCGCAACATCCACTCCATGCTTACCAATCTGCTGAACAACGCCCTGGAGGCCGCCCCGGCCGGGAGCCAGGTCTGTTTGAACGTCCGGCACACCGAAGAGAGCTGGGTCATGGACGTCCACAACCTGGGCGTCATTCCCAAAGAAGTCCGGGATCGTTTTTTCGAACGCTACGCCACCGCGGGCAAGGCCCGGGGAACGGGCCTCGGAACCTACAGCGCCATGCTCATCGCCCGCACCCACGGCGGCAAAATCTCCTTCACCAGCACCGAGGAAGAAGGAACCCACGTCACGGTTACACTGCCGAAAAACGAGCACACGCCCGCCCTTCCCATCAAATAG
- a CDS encoding ferritin-like domain-containing protein, which produces MSHKTISLFAPNDHDSAPCQSGGICGSRRKLLQAGLGAAGLLLASPGLAWTRDESFVQLRGTGAGLSKAEELMTLALQHEHGAMVQYANHAGLLSHWVNPTFAKTIQEIIADEVDHAVTLVNVLIASGVTPTLAVWPPRSGVAPRQLVLLDIAAEQGAVDLYSEILEHDLSQPLRARITAIRDAEILHRNIFNDLLEKV; this is translated from the coding sequence ATGAGCCATAAAACCATTTCCCTGTTCGCCCCCAACGACCACGACTCGGCACCCTGCCAATCAGGGGGTATTTGCGGCAGTCGCAGAAAGCTGCTGCAGGCCGGATTGGGCGCGGCTGGGCTGCTGCTGGCTTCCCCGGGTCTGGCCTGGACCCGTGACGAATCTTTTGTGCAGTTGCGGGGAACGGGCGCCGGACTGAGCAAGGCTGAAGAACTGATGACCCTGGCACTGCAGCATGAACACGGGGCCATGGTCCAATACGCCAACCATGCCGGGTTGCTGTCCCACTGGGTGAACCCGACTTTCGCCAAGACCATCCAGGAAATAATCGCCGACGAAGTCGACCATGCGGTGACCCTGGTCAATGTGCTGATCGCTTCGGGGGTTACCCCCACCCTGGCGGTCTGGCCGCCTCGATCCGGAGTCGCTCCCCGCCAGCTTGTGCTGCTGGATATCGCCGCGGAACAAGGCGCCGTGGACCTCTACTCGGAAATCCTCGAGCATGACCTGAGTCAGCCCTTGCGAGCCAGGATTACGGCCATCCGTGACGCGGAAATCCTGCATCGCAATATTTTCAACGATCTCCTGGAGAAGGTTTAG
- a CDS encoding GNAT family N-acetyltransferase, with product MPPAATWVRITIPPSTDTIRTVQQVASSLSERCGIDKNKRQLIELSVEELIRGILHISFDDGNVTEGELTFEFKIEPPYFLVNVINKGLPFDLSMIPEYKGAPTLEEDAAAEGLAMHLIKKSADNFRLVNNGREGLQVELTWLLPGEHIENLRHEAAPAEDEQLPPEQVEDVRVLDEAFAIQIARLVFRGYGFSYVYEDIYYPDRVRAFFHSGQLKSWGAVTPSGRLVGHLTLMKESTDSGALEWGVAVVDPKWRGMGLMEHMLRAAMDYAADQKEKILYAHAVTTHPYTQKTCSRFGFQSIALLLAYAPGTMKFKGINNELKQRESTFLSVRCTHPLPVQTLYLPHDHAPVLRRLLAALAPPLPEECLLEGDEQADLTGRKTVYTVSAATYINVGRIQIVSVGADYAQVLLHETRRLSREGVDVIYLTVDLADPGAARLVHAAEYSGYFLAGLTPMMLPAYGLTLQLLCGCKVDFAAIQTHGELAEWLKEQVAMEYRRIEAGLPPPSFHRCGTTS from the coding sequence ATGCCGCCCGCGGCAACCTGGGTCCGAATAACGATCCCTCCCTCGACCGACACGATTCGAACGGTTCAGCAGGTTGCATCTTCGTTATCGGAGCGCTGCGGGATTGATAAAAACAAGCGCCAGCTCATTGAGCTCTCCGTGGAGGAACTGATCCGGGGCATTCTGCATATTTCGTTTGATGACGGGAACGTTACCGAGGGCGAGTTGACCTTCGAGTTCAAGATTGAACCCCCTTACTTCCTCGTCAATGTCATTAACAAAGGGTTGCCGTTCGATCTCTCCATGATTCCCGAATACAAGGGTGCGCCGACGCTTGAAGAGGATGCCGCGGCAGAGGGGTTGGCGATGCATCTGATTAAGAAGAGCGCGGATAATTTCCGGCTGGTGAATAATGGCCGGGAGGGATTGCAAGTCGAGTTGACTTGGCTCTTGCCCGGCGAACACATTGAAAATTTGCGGCACGAAGCCGCTCCGGCGGAGGATGAACAGCTTCCGCCGGAGCAGGTGGAGGATGTTCGCGTGCTGGATGAAGCATTCGCCATTCAAATTGCGCGGCTGGTTTTTCGCGGCTATGGCTTCTCCTATGTTTACGAGGACATTTACTACCCTGACCGCGTACGCGCGTTTTTTCACTCCGGCCAGCTCAAATCGTGGGGGGCGGTAACGCCTTCCGGCCGTTTGGTCGGACATTTGACACTGATGAAAGAGTCGACGGACTCGGGGGCTTTGGAATGGGGCGTGGCGGTGGTTGATCCGAAATGGCGCGGCATGGGCCTCATGGAGCACATGCTTCGCGCGGCCATGGATTACGCCGCCGACCAAAAGGAAAAGATCCTGTACGCGCATGCTGTGACGACGCATCCCTACACGCAGAAGACCTGTAGCCGATTCGGATTTCAATCTATCGCGCTGCTTCTTGCCTACGCGCCGGGCACGATGAAATTCAAAGGCATCAATAACGAACTCAAACAGCGTGAAAGCACGTTCCTGTCTGTACGTTGCACCCATCCGTTGCCGGTGCAAACGCTCTATTTGCCTCACGATCATGCGCCGGTGCTCAGGCGACTGCTGGCGGCGCTTGCCCCCCCATTGCCCGAGGAGTGCTTGCTCGAAGGCGACGAACAGGCGGATTTAACGGGGCGCAAAACAGTGTACACGGTTTCAGCAGCGACCTACATCAATGTGGGACGAATTCAAATCGTCTCCGTTGGCGCGGATTACGCCCAGGTTCTCTTGCACGAAACAAGAAGGCTGTCTCGAGAAGGCGTGGATGTGATTTATCTGACGGTGGATTTGGCCGATCCTGGGGCAGCTCGCCTCGTTCATGCTGCCGAATACAGCGGGTATTTCCTTGCCGGCCTGACTCCGATGATGCTTCCCGCCTATGGATTGACGCTCCAGCTTTTATGTGGCTGCAAGGTTGATTTTGCAGCGATACAGACGCACGGCGAGCTGGCTGAGTGGCTGAAAGAACAAGTGGCCATGGAATACCGGCGCATCGAGGCGGGACTCCCCCCTCCCAGTTTTCACCGCTGCGGCACAACATCATGA
- a CDS encoding phenylacetate--CoA ligase family protein, whose protein sequence is MSRETNLQEHLCFVRECSPYYGDAWSAAWKRGGTAPPLGELPITDHVDYWEANTPQNNRLLTVPHTDGVVFKSGGTTGNPKFSFFSNEDWFLFCRQFGQGLRRGGLSAGERVANIFYGGQLYASLLFVGRCIEEAGVGVNFPIAGFASPEEIIANVKEFGISTVAGVPTTIMNLIPLLEAEKGKLTVTQFLYGGEAMYPDQVAALQRAVPGCRVRSIGIAGVDYGEMGWVDASCEPGVHRTFDDSTVLELLDEEGRSLDDAGAEGALYITNFQRKLMPIVRYPVGDRGRWADPPGTPGRRFKVLGRTEKGARIGPVTFYMEDMQRVLSGAAGETGFVAFQLVVDHEDRRDRCTVRVAVPNPTDVPKEMSTAVIDALYKERPLFPESIEKGAVHSPVVEWVTPGELLTNPRTGKLMRLIDRRFS, encoded by the coding sequence ATGAGCAGAGAAACGAACCTCCAAGAGCATTTGTGTTTTGTCAGAGAGTGTTCGCCGTATTACGGGGATGCGTGGTCCGCGGCATGGAAGCGTGGCGGCACGGCGCCTCCGTTGGGCGAGTTGCCGATTACCGATCATGTTGACTATTGGGAAGCCAACACGCCGCAAAATAATCGCTTGCTGACCGTACCTCATACGGATGGCGTGGTCTTCAAAAGCGGCGGCACGACGGGGAATCCCAAGTTTTCATTTTTCAGCAACGAGGATTGGTTCCTGTTCTGTCGGCAATTCGGTCAGGGCTTGCGGCGCGGCGGTTTGAGCGCGGGTGAGCGCGTGGCGAACATATTTTATGGCGGCCAGCTTTACGCCTCGCTGCTCTTTGTCGGACGCTGCATCGAAGAAGCCGGGGTGGGCGTGAATTTCCCGATTGCAGGGTTTGCTTCGCCGGAGGAGATTATCGCAAACGTCAAGGAGTTCGGGATCAGCACCGTTGCGGGGGTTCCGACGACGATTATGAATCTGATTCCGCTGCTCGAGGCGGAAAAAGGAAAGCTGACGGTTACGCAGTTCTTGTATGGCGGCGAGGCCATGTATCCCGATCAGGTGGCGGCCTTGCAGCGCGCCGTGCCGGGCTGTCGTGTGCGGTCCATCGGCATCGCGGGCGTGGACTATGGGGAAATGGGCTGGGTGGATGCGTCGTGCGAACCCGGTGTTCATCGGACATTTGATGACAGCACCGTTCTTGAATTGCTGGACGAGGAAGGTCGCTCGCTTGACGATGCCGGCGCGGAGGGTGCGCTGTACATTACCAATTTCCAACGCAAGCTGATGCCGATCGTACGATATCCTGTGGGCGATCGCGGACGCTGGGCGGACCCGCCGGGCACGCCGGGGCGACGCTTCAAGGTGTTGGGCCGCACCGAGAAAGGCGCGCGGATCGGTCCGGTGACCTTCTACATGGAGGATATGCAGCGGGTGCTGAGTGGTGCAGCGGGCGAGACCGGCTTTGTGGCCTTTCAACTGGTTGTCGATCACGAGGACCGCCGAGACCGCTGCACGGTGCGCGTGGCGGTTCCCAACCCTACGGATGTGCCCAAAGAGATGTCGACGGCTGTTATTGACGCGCTCTACAAGGAACGTCCGTTGTTTCCTGAATCCATTGAAAAAGGGGCTGTTCATTCGCCGGTGGTTGAGTGGGTGACGCCGGGCGAACTGCTGACGAATCCGCGCACGGGCAAACTGATGCGCCTGATCGACAGGAGGTTTTCCTGA